AGTCCCCACCGTGTGTCCCGGTGGGGACTTGCCGTTTACTTGATATGGTCCGCGTCGACTTTAGAATTGTCCATTTTATAATTTTCCTTCGCCTGTACCTTACCTGCCTGAATTTCCTCTTTATTGATTTGGACCGTATTTTCCAGTCCTTTGCCTGTCGTCTTAGCCATGGATGACTCCTCCTTGTATAGTATGGCGAATTTTGTCCCGGTTTACCCCAAACGTCCGGGCGATTTTTTAACTTCGAAGCTGGTCGCATCCGGATAGCTGACATGCTTGTTCTCGTAATTCGTCGGAATGTCCCCGACCTGATCGGCGCCAAGTGGCTTGTCCTGCGTCGTCGCGTCGGCGGAAGCCCGGTCGTTCGGCAGCTCCCAGCTTGCTTTCAAGCCCTGTCGTTTCTCGCTTACGACGGCATCATTGGAGTTTTCGCTTGCCATGTGCGGTTTCCTGCCCCCTTCCTGAAGCTAGCTTTGATTTTGGTTCGGCGTAAGCTGAGCCGTTTTGGCGTTTGCTCCGGCCGACTCATTTCGGGTAAGCGACCCGAGGCTGTCGATGCAGCTTTGGATTTTTAGCAGCTCCATTTGCAGCTCCTGGGGCGAATTAACGTGCTGCTGCAGCCGGCGGGCGCACTCTTCGATTTCATCCGCCGTGCGATGTACCAAAGAAACGTCGAATGGCACAAAAGTCCCCTCCTTTCGCACATAGTGTCTTCATTCCGCCTGTTCTGCATACAAACGGCTAAACCCAAGTGACTGGAACTATCCCATTTAAAAATAAGCACAAAAAAGCGAGCGCCCCTTATGGAGCACTCGCTTTTTATTACGAACTTATTTCATGATTTGACGCAGCACCGTTTGCAGGATGCCGCCGTTGCGGTAGTAGTCGACGTCGACCAGGCTGTCCAGACGGACGATCGCTTCGAACGAGAACGTGGAGCCGTCTTCGCGCGTAGCGTTCACCGTGACGGATTGGCCCGGACGCACATCGTTGCTCAGGCCGACGATGTCGAACGTTTCGCGGCCGGTAATGCCGAGCGATTTCCAGCTGTCGCCCGCTTTGAACTGCAGCGGCAGCACGCCCATGCCTACCAGGTTGGAGCGGTGGATCCGCTCGAAGCTCTCGGCGATAACGGCTTTCACGCCGAGCAGGAACGTACCTTTAGCCGCCCAGTCGCGGGAAGAACCGGTACCGTATTCTTTGCCTGCGATAACGACGAGGTTCGTGCCGTTTGCTTGGTATTTCATCGAAGCGTCGTAGATCGACTCGACTTCGCCGGTCGGCAGGTAAGTCGTTACGCCGCCTTCGGTGCCCGGAGCCACTTGGTTGCGGATGCGGATGTTCGCGAACGTACCGCGCATCATCACGTCGTGGTTGCCGCGGCGGGAGCCATAAGAGTTGAAGTCTTCCTTCTTCACGCCATGCTCGATCAAATATTTGCCGGCAGGGCTGTCAACCTTGATGTTGCCCGCAGGGGAGATATGGTCCGTCGTAACGGAGTCGCCCAAGAGAGCCAGCGTTTTGGCGCCGCGGATGTCCGCGATGTCGCCGATGCCGTTTTGGATGTTTTCGAAGAACGGCGGGTTTGCGATGTACGTGGACTTCGGATCCCATTCGTACAGCTCGCCTTCCGGAACGTCGATCGCATTCCAACGCTCGTTGGCGCGGAACACATTGGAATACTTGGCGCGGAACATATCCGGAGTCAGGGCCGTTTGTACGGCTGCTTGAACTTCGGCGTTGGACGGCCAAATGTCCTTCAGGTATACAGGCTGGTTGTTTTTGTCGTAGCCGATCGGATCTTTGGTCAGGTCGATATTCACCGTGCCGGCCAAAGCATAAGCGACGACGAGCGGCGGCGAAGCCAGGTAATTCGCTTTAACCTGCGCGTGCACGCGGCCTTCGAAGTTCCGGTTGCCGGACAATACGGCGGCGACCGTCATGTCGTTGTCGGCGATCGCTTGGCTGACTTCATCCGGCAGCGGACCGGAGTTACCGATACATGTCGCGCAGCCATATCCGGCAACGTGGAAGCCAAGAGCTTCGAGCGGCTCGATCAGACCTGCTTTTTTCAGGTATTCGGTAACGACCAGGGAACCCGGAGTCAGGGAGCTCTTCACGTAAGCCGGCTTCACGAGACCGCGCTCGACCGCTTTTTTCGCAACGAGACCCGCACCCAGCATAACGCTCGGGTTCGAAGTGTTCGTACAGGAAGTGATCGCGGCGATAACGACGGCGCCGGTACCCATTTTCACGGTTTCGCCGTTCGGATACTTTACATCTACCACTTCGTTGATCTTGTCTTCGGACAAGCCGTATCCGCCTTTGTCGATCGGCGTGCGGATGATGGAGTTGAACGACTCCTTCATGTTCGTCAGCTCGACGCGGTCTTGCGGACGTTTAGGTCCGGCCAAGCTCGGAACGACGGTGGACAGGTCCAGCTCGATTTTATCGGTGAAAATCGGATCCGGAGTTGCGTCCGTACGGAACATGCCTTGCTCTTTGTAGTAAGCTTCGACGAGCGCGATTTGCTCTTCTTCGCGTCCGGTGCTTCTCAGGTAGTTCAGCGTTTCGCTGTCGACCGGGAAGAAACCGATCGTCGCGCCGTATTCCGGAGCCATGTTGGCCACCGTCGCCCGGTCGGCGAGGCTGATGTTGCTGAGGCCCGGGCCGTAGAATTCCACAAACTTGCCGACAACGCCTTTTTTACGCAGCATTTGCGTAACGGTCAGCGCCAGGTCGGTAGCCGTTGCGCCTTCCGGCAGGTTGCCGGTCAGCTTGAAGCCGATGACTTCCGGAGCTACGAAATAAAGCGGCTGGCCGAGCATGCCCGCTTCCGCTTCGATACCGCCGACGCCCCAACCGACGACGCCGAGGCCGTTGATCATCGTGGTATGGGAGTCCGTACCGACGAGGGAGTCCGGATAAACGACGGTTTCGCCGTCCACTTGCTTCGTTGCCGCAACGGAAGCGAGGTACTCCAGGTTAACCTGGTGCACGATACCCGTTGACGGAGGAACCGCACGGAAGTTGTCGAACGCCGTTTGCGCCCAGCGCAGGAAGCGATAGCGCTCTTCGTTGCGCTCGAATTCCACGTTGATGTTGTAATCCAAAGCGTCCTTCGAACCGAACGCGTCAACCATGACGGAGTGGTCGATAACGAGGTCGACCGGAACGAGCGGGTTGATGCGCTTCGGATCTCCGCCGGCTTTTTTCATCGTATCTCTCATGGCCGCAAGGTCGACGACAACGGGAACGCCGGTGAAGTCCTGCAGCACGATACGTGCAGGGATGAACGGAATCTCCTTGTTATCGTCGCGCTCTTTCGCCCAGTTAGCGATTTGTTTTACGTGCTCCGGCGTGATTGCACGGCCGTCGAATTGGCGAACTGCCGCTTCGAGCAGCACCTTGATCGAAAAAGGCAGCCGGGAAACGTCGCTGAAGCCCTGCTCCTCGAGCGCCTGCAAGCTGTAGTACGCGTACGTTTTGCCGCTCACGCTCAAGCTTTTGCGAGCTTTGTACTGATCGTTCTTGGACATGCTTGATGCCTCCTAACATTTTCTTGTTTCATATAGTGAAACATGATTTCATAATTCCACCGCAACTTAAGTATACATGTTGATCGACGGGGCGTAAAGAGATTTTCAATCATTTTTACCCGCCGAATTTCATATATTATAACGAATTTTACTTTGACGAAAGAGCCAGCCAGTCTGCGGCAGCGCCAGGGCGGGGTGGCCTTCTTGCGCCTTTTTGGGGAGGTCATGATCGGATGAATTGGAAAACGCTCGTTTACGACTACGTCCACCATCGAAACCAAATGGATATCGATTACTCAATTGAACCGCTGCTGACATTGGTCGAGGACGACGCTTTTTTGCATGCCCAGATCGACCGCCTCGCCCGCATGCGCGAACTGGCCTGGCAAAGGCAACTGCGGCCGGTGCAAAACGAGACCCGGCTCTCGATCGTCCGGACTCAGGTCCAAGCCGAAGAAGTAATTGCCGACGTTGCCTTGAAAAGAACGATCGTCTCGCAGATTCGTGACGAGCAGCAAACCGAACGCCGGATCGAGTATGAAAGGCTGCTTTTGCACCGCCGGGGCGAACGCTGGCATATCGTTCAGGTGCAGAACTTGGCGGGCGAGCGATCCTTCTTGCCTGATGCCGGCGTTTTTCCCGACTTGCTTCCGGTGCAGGAATCTTCCAAAATCAGGACGGAATATATACCCTCCGTTCCTTATTTGAACTACGAGGTGCTTGGCCAGCCCGAACCTTCCCACCGGCGCTTCCGTTACGACCGGGGCAAAGCGGCGCAGTACGCGGATACGTGGTGGAACGGCTATAACCCTGCCTACGCCGCCATTGAGGTTGACTGCACGAATTTTGTATCCCAGTGCCTCTTTGCAGGGGGGGCGCCGATGCACTATACTGGGAAAAGAGATTCGGGCTGGTGGTATAAGGGCAGAAGCCAAGGGCAGGAGCTGTGGAGCTTCAGCTGGGCGGTGGCCCACAGCCTGCAATCGTATTTGACTTCAAGCAAACGCGCTGTCGAAGTGGAAGCCCCGAACTTGCTCCGGCTCGGAGATGTGCTCTGCTATGACTGGGACGGAACCGGCCGCTTCGGGCACAATACGATTGTGACCGCATTCGACCCGCTCGGCATGCCGCTCGTCAACGCACATACCATCAGCAGCCAGCACCGCTATTGGTCGTATCAGGATTCGCATGCCTGGACACCGCGCACTCGTTATCGTTTTTTACATATCGTCGACGGTTAAACGAAGGCTTTTGCATGCCTAATTATTAGGATGCTTCAACCATCACGGAATATGCGGATACTTGCCGCAGGCCCGCATGCATTACTTACTTGGAGGGTTACCATGAGCGAAAAAATACGCGTAGGTCTCATTTACGGGGGGAGATCGGGAGAACACGACGTTTCTTTGCAGACGGCGCTGGCCGTCATCAAGGCGTT
The window above is part of the Paenibacillus hamazuiensis genome. Proteins encoded here:
- the acnA gene encoding aconitate hydratase AcnA, which gives rise to MSKNDQYKARKSLSVSGKTYAYYSLQALEEQGFSDVSRLPFSIKVLLEAAVRQFDGRAITPEHVKQIANWAKERDDNKEIPFIPARIVLQDFTGVPVVVDLAAMRDTMKKAGGDPKRINPLVPVDLVIDHSVMVDAFGSKDALDYNINVEFERNEERYRFLRWAQTAFDNFRAVPPSTGIVHQVNLEYLASVAATKQVDGETVVYPDSLVGTDSHTTMINGLGVVGWGVGGIEAEAGMLGQPLYFVAPEVIGFKLTGNLPEGATATDLALTVTQMLRKKGVVGKFVEFYGPGLSNISLADRATVANMAPEYGATIGFFPVDSETLNYLRSTGREEEQIALVEAYYKEQGMFRTDATPDPIFTDKIELDLSTVVPSLAGPKRPQDRVELTNMKESFNSIIRTPIDKGGYGLSEDKINEVVDVKYPNGETVKMGTGAVVIAAITSCTNTSNPSVMLGAGLVAKKAVERGLVKPAYVKSSLTPGSLVVTEYLKKAGLIEPLEALGFHVAGYGCATCIGNSGPLPDEVSQAIADNDMTVAAVLSGNRNFEGRVHAQVKANYLASPPLVVAYALAGTVNIDLTKDPIGYDKNNQPVYLKDIWPSNAEVQAAVQTALTPDMFRAKYSNVFRANERWNAIDVPEGELYEWDPKSTYIANPPFFENIQNGIGDIADIRGAKTLALLGDSVTTDHISPAGNIKVDSPAGKYLIEHGVKKEDFNSYGSRRGNHDVMMRGTFANIRIRNQVAPGTEGGVTTYLPTGEVESIYDASMKYQANGTNLVVIAGKEYGTGSSRDWAAKGTFLLGVKAVIAESFERIHRSNLVGMGVLPLQFKAGDSWKSLGITGRETFDIVGLSNDVRPGQSVTVNATREDGSTFSFEAIVRLDSLVDVDYYRNGGILQTVLRQIMK
- a CDS encoding amidase domain-containing protein, with the protein product MNWKTLVYDYVHHRNQMDIDYSIEPLLTLVEDDAFLHAQIDRLARMRELAWQRQLRPVQNETRLSIVRTQVQAEEVIADVALKRTIVSQIRDEQQTERRIEYERLLLHRRGERWHIVQVQNLAGERSFLPDAGVFPDLLPVQESSKIRTEYIPSVPYLNYEVLGQPEPSHRRFRYDRGKAAQYADTWWNGYNPAYAAIEVDCTNFVSQCLFAGGAPMHYTGKRDSGWWYKGRSQGQELWSFSWAVAHSLQSYLTSSKRAVEVEAPNLLRLGDVLCYDWDGTGRFGHNTIVTAFDPLGMPLVNAHTISSQHRYWSYQDSHAWTPRTRYRFLHIVDG